The window GCTACAAAATACTTCATTAATATTTCTCCTCTATCCaagttaattataaaaatgtagTAACTTTTCTTTGTCAAATAAACGTTAAATATATTGgcaaaacaaatcaaacagCTGTGCGATCGTGCGGCCCGTGCGACCTTTGCAGGCCACCAGTCTTGAGCGGTTCGTTGAACTCCATCCGTCTTTGGGCATTATACTTATGTTATAGTAGTACGCAAATTACCGATAGCCACTTGAGAAATTAACGCTCGAAACTATTAATAAATGCCCATGCTGTGCGAGTATGGTGTCATTAAAATGTTCAAatagttttgggtttttgcaTTAGATCTTGTTAAGAGGGCCCGACGCTCGCTCTTGACCGTGAAGCCAGAGATATGGCCATATAGGAGTAGCAGAAGCAATATCAATCGGATCGAATCGAAGCAGCGAACGGCAAACGAAAGCGAAACGCCGAGCATTTAGATATTTAGTTCCGCACTGGGCAACTCTTCAacggccacctccacctgagCACTATGGGTTAAATGCACGTATTAGGGGTTAAAATCATATAGAGCTATTAGATTatagaaaaaataatcaatccctcatttaaaatccattcttggacataaaataaattaaatgtgtAAAGAAATACATAACATCTACAATATTTGATAGAAACTTAAGCCTGAATATTACTTTACTATTATTAATGCATCGTAAAACCATTATAGATAAACTATCAATCTGTAACCAATGTATAATCTATcatattcataaattttctatttaatttatgCTCTTTTTTACTTATAAAATTCAAGTATAACCCACTGTAAACCAGCTTCCAAATGGACCCAATCTCAAGACATCTACGTAACTGGGAGAAGGAGACGGGGGGCACTTGAGGGCTCGAGTGGCGCATGTTGGGGCTTTGGCCAGgttcattgtttttgttaccGATTCAGATTCGTATTCGGATTCGGAATCGGTTTCGGTTTCCGCTGCTGTTTGCTGGCAAACAAAGCTCCCTCTCGTTGTTCGTTTTAGCCAAGCGCGGCCCGGCAAACATTAGAGCGTATAAATATGCCGACAAATTGGACGATTAATCATTCGACCCATAGATTCCATCGTCACAGCAATTAGCTTGGAGATCTATACCACAATGGTGAATACCCAAACAGGAGCAGGACCTACAGGATAACCTTTACCTAACTGTTTCTTTCCCGCTTGCAGAAACTTTTTATAGCGTGCATCTTTATTGCCGCCGCGACGGCTGCAGTGATTCCTGTCGAACAAGCCAGGCACCGTCGCGACGTCTCCGAGATCGTGGGCGAGTACCTCCCGCCGGCGGACGCAGTTGCTCCTGGAGCTCCTCTTGATGAGATCGCCCCATTGCAAGACTCCGCCGCTGTGGGAGAAGATGGATACCGCTACAAGACCGTGCGCCGATTGAAGTACCGCCAGCGCCGGGATGTCTCCGAGATTGCCAATGACTACCTGCCCCCCACTGAGGAGGTTGTTGCCGACGCTCCAGTGGAGGAAGTTCCCGTCGAAGAGGCCAGCCAGGATTCTGCCGTTCTTGCTGCTGATGGTTACAAGTACAAGACTGTCCGTCGTCTGAAGTACCGCCAGCGTCGTGATGTCTCCGAGATCGCCAATGAGTACCTGCCCCCATCTGAGGAGGTTGTTGCCGACGCTCCTGTTGAGGAAGTTCCCGTCGAAGAGGCCAGCCAGGATTCTGCCGTTCTTGCTGCTGATGGTTACAAGTACAAGACTGTCCGTCGTCTGAAGTACCGCCAGCGTCGTGATGTCTCCGAGATCGCCAACGAGTACCTGCCCCCATCTGAGGAGGTTGTTGCCGACGCTCCAGTGGAGGAAGTTCCCGTCGAAGAGGCCAGCCAGGATTCTGCCGTTCTTGCTGCTGATGGTTACAAGTACAAGACTGTCCGTCGTCTGAAGTACCGCCAGCGTCGTGATGTCCTCCGAGATCGCCAACGAGTACCTGCCCCCATCTGAGGAGGTTGCCACCGAGGCTCCTATTGATGAAGCTCCCGTTGAAGAAGCTAGCCAGGATTCCGCTGTTCTTGCTGCCGATGGTTACCAATACAAGACTGTCCGTCGTCTGAAGTACCGTCAACGCCGTGATGTCTCCGAGATCGCCAACGATTACCTGCCCCCATCTGAGGAGGTTGTTGCCGACGCTCCTGTTGAGGAAGTTCCCGTCGAAGAGGCCAGCCAGGATTCTGCCGTTCTTGCTGCTGATGGTTACAAGTACAAGACTGTCCGTCGTCTGAAATACCGCCAGCGTCGTGATGTCTCCGAGATCGCCAATGAGTACCTGCCCCCATCTGAGGAGGTTGCCACCGAGGCTCCTATTGATGAAGCTCCCGTTGAAGAAGCTAGCCAGGATTCCGCTGTTCTTGCTGCCGATGGTTACCAATACAAGACTGTCCGTCGTCTGAAGTACCGTCAACGCCGTGATGTCTCCGAGATCGCCAACGATTACCTGCCCCCATCTGAGGAGGTTGTTGCCGACGCTCCTGTTGAGGAAGTTCCCGTCGAAGAGGCCAGCCAGGATTCTGCCGTTCTTGCTGCTGATGGTTACAAGTACAAGACTGTCCGTCGTCTGAAATACCGTCAACGCCGTGATGTCTCCGAGATCGCCAATGAGTACCTGCCCCCATCTGAGGAGGTTGCCACCGAGGCTCATATTGATGAAGCTCCCGTTGAAGAAGCTAGCCAGGATTCCGCTGTTCTTGCTGCCGATGGTTACCAATACAAGACTGTCCGTCGTCTGAAGTACCGTCAACGCCGTGATGTCTCCGAGATCGCCAACGATTACCTGCCCCCATCTGAGGAGGTTGTTGCTGACGCTCCTGTTGAGGAAGTTCCCGTCGAAGAGGCCAGCCAGGACTCTGCCGTTCTTGCTGCTGATGGTTACAAGTACAAGACTGTCCGTCGTCTGAAATACCGCCAGCGTCGTGATGTCTCCGAGATCGCCAATGAGTACCTGCCCCCATCTGAGGAGGTTGCCACCGAGGCTCCCATTGATGAAGCTCCCGTTGAAGAAGCTAGCCAGGATTCAGCTGTTCTTGCTGCCGATGGTTACCAATACAAGACTGTCCGTCGTCTGAAGTACCGTCAACGCCGTGATGTCTCCGAGATCGCCAACGAGTACCTGCCCCCCACTGAGGATGTTGTTGCCGACGCTCCTGTTGAGGAAGTTCCCGTCGAAGAGGCCAGCCAGGATTCTGCCGTTCTTGCTGCTGATGGTTACAAGTACAAGACTGTCCGTCGTCTAAAGTACCGCCAGCGTCGTGATGTCTCCGAGATCGCCAACGAGTACCTGCCCCCATCTGAGGAGGTTGCCACCGAGGCTCCCATTGATGAAGCTCCCGTTGAAGAAGCTAGCCAGGATTCAGCTGTTCTTGCTGCCGATGGTTACCAATACAAGACTGTCCGTCGTCTTAAGTACCGTCAACGCCGTGATGTCTCCGAGATCGCTAACGAGTACCTGCCCCCTTCTGAGGAAGTTGTTGCCGATGCTCCTGTCGAGGAAGCTCCCGTTGAAGAAGCTAGCCAGGATTCCGCTGTTCTTGCTGCCGATGGTTACCAATACAAGACTGTCCGCCGCCTGAAGCTGCGTCACCGCCGTGCTCTGTAAGCTGGAATGCCTGTGGCAGTGCCTTCTTTCGAATTTGTACCTGATCTACCCGCTCACGATTGTAGCACCCACCAACCTACTAGGACATAagtttttctattatttaacGATTGAAATCAGCGAATAAATCCAACAAAAATTGTTATACCATAATCTAGAGCTCTCCTCTTTGGCTAAATGCTAACCTGTTGGGAGTAGAAGCCGGACTCGATTCCATAAATTGTGCACCTTTTCGCTTAGTTATGACAGCAACAGTTAAGCTCATGGCTCAGCGCACAAGAACGCAATTATCCAAAAAGGTCGGAGAACGGGATGAGGTGAAGGGTCAGACTGCTGGCCAGGACTCGATTCGACCGGATCCCGTCCAGGTCATAGGTCCTGGCACCTTGTTCGTAACCAGCGCAACTTCGGCGAACTCTAGCAAATACTTTAAGCTATGCTTTTGAAGATGTTAATCTCATGTCAAGTCCACTTTACACACAACGCCAAGGGTCTGCCCTGGTTGCCACCGTAGTCTTCCCATCCTTTGGCCCTCCCGCTAGGAACAAAGTCACCCATTGATTTGTGAGAATGTGTGTGGGCGTGGGACGTTGTTTGGTGTTGGCAGCAgcaaggaaaaaaagttgTTAAGTTAAAAGGCATTTGAACCGCAGCGAGCAAGGATTTCGGCCAGGATCTAACAACTTCCTTTGCACGCGCCTCCAACGAGCGGGTGGGGGAACGGGGCGGGACCGTTGGACAGACCaactaataataatttatcGATCCCCTAGCCCAAGCAGTCGCATACGTGGGTCGCCCTATGATTTATGGCAGCCAGGGACTCGGACTCGGGAGGGCGTATCcgaaaaaaggacgaaaagtAGGTGGAGTCGGGCAGGACCTGGCAAACAGCAAGGTGCCAGACTGGCGGCCAGCGCAGTGCCAAATTGGTTTAATGTGTGGTTAGACAACTTATTTAACGTTTTCAAGTGGTTAGCGCCCACACAATCTCGCCTGCCAGATGTGGAGCAGGGACACCCGTCAGCGATATTACTTGATTCGGCTCTATTCGGGCACTCAGGTGGTCCGGCTCTCATTGCCCGGGGTCAGGTAGTGGGTCTCCTACACTATGCAATAATATGTATGTTGTTTGGGGGAACAAATAGCGAAAACTTCAAAGATGGATACACAAAATGTATATCAGCGTGatgctttatttttaattctatTTTAATGTTTGTTCTATAAATAGTTTGGAGCCTGAAGTTGTGTTCAAAATACACTCAATAGATAAAAGACAATTGTTTTTTTGACTGTGAACCATTTTGTTGCCTTTCGTTCGGACACATAAATCATACAATGCCGTTATTTACTCTTTTGTCGAGCGGCAAACTGGTTACGTATGCCACTATCTGTGGTATCTACAAGTGCACAGCCCCCGGCCTGACGCCACCACTCGAGGGACTGGGCAGCGGCCCACAAATCTCTGGAGAAGAAGGGCTGTGGGGCAGCATAAATCAGTTGGAGCCATTTTGTAAGCACGCCATCATGCCGAAATTATGACATCATTAAAACAATTATCTGCGCTAAATTATACGATCCGATAACTCCAGACAGGACCCACATCCAACTATAGTTTCATTTTTTGGGGGGCAAATCAcataaaaattttatgaattatttcaaatattttcaattaccAAGGGTTCGAGCTGCGGAGGACCGCATGAATAGATTTATGCTCCACTCGAGCATGGCACATTAACAGGACATTCCAAGGAGCAGCGGCTGTAATGAAAGTGAAATTATGGCCTTCGACCCTGACCCGATGGCAACTGGCTGGAAATTTTAGCTtgattaaaattcaaaaagttcATGTGACTGCCAGCCataatttatcatttaatGGCCTCTCATTACTGAAGTGGGTGTAATTTGTTGATCCAACAGTCGAGCTGAAATCAATTTTTGTCACTTATtggcttgtttttgttggtatTAGCCGACATGGAAATGGAACGATTTCGGAGGAAGGATAAGAGGTTCAAATACCAGGAAACACTATAATGACATCAGAACTAAAACAGCAGGCTTTAgcaaaatttcaataaaaaatggaCAGATTTAAGGACCTTACACGTTGCATGGCTTAAACATGTTAAATTCCCTTTCTTACACCCACAAATTATTTGgataacaatttttttctctgcagggacatggacatggacatggctATATCTCTCACTGTGTGGTAAACATGGTGCAGCAACTTTATGACCacaatataatttattcaatGCCATTTGGCCGTCGGTGGGGGCCGAGGCGGAGAAGCAAGACAAGCAATTGACATTTTTGTGACTtttgaaaactataaaatgTGCAGCTCGGAACATGGCAAATGGCGAACAAGCCAAGGCGAGAGCATAATGATGACGGGCATAAAGACCGCACCACAGACAgctatatgtatgtataagcATATAGAGCTGAGCCGGGCATAAAAATAACCCCAGCCCAGTGCCCCTTCATCCCATAGCCCCCTGGTTGCTGGGGCGAAATAATAAAGTTGCGCTTGATTATGTGTCtcgctgttggtgttgcttgTGCCATTGCTTTGGCTTTTGCTCGGACACAAAGAAGTAAATACAAATACGCCGGCAACTAGACTAAAATTGTCAGAGTCATGTGTGGCAGGACTTACAGGACATTACACGTCCGCCCACGAAGATCTGATGGCCACAGGACCTTGGCCATTTGTCCAGCTCGTCAACGAACAGTGACAACAACAACGAACCCAGCAACAAAAGTGAGCAGCGTATGCCGGATATCCTTTTTGACATgtcattaaattttatatacaCAATAATTTTTCACAATTTGCTTTATGGTCATTTTAAGAGCCTGTCCCGAGCTGAAAATTCTCCACACATTCCCGGGAACATCGACACCCTGACATAGGTTAAGACAatgacaacaacagcaacgtACACTCGTCGTATATGAATGTGATACCCCATGATAGAGACGTATCAAATACTCGGAAAATACTTTGAGTTTCCCTCGGGCCGACCGGTGGATATGATGGATGGACATGGGCCAAGTGCTTGGGGTCAAACAAGTGAGATGGAATCGGTATAAAATTGGTTTAGAATATTCAATCATTTCGGGTGAGCTTAAGTCCTGTTTCGCCTGCTgctaaattgaaaattatttgtgtttccttaatgaattGATGTTGTAGCGCTTTGCATAAATACTATGGAAAAGGCTTCATTTGGCATTCCTTTAAATGTTCTCTGTTACCGTTTCGGAGACTGAGAAAACTAATCAAGATTATTGCTACTTGCTCGGGATTATACAGTCATTCTCTTAATATTTTGcacagaaaatatattttaaagcaTCTTCATTTGGAAGTGAGTGAATTTTAAAGATACTTCCACCGTTTCCCCATGTGTATCCTTGATCCTATCACACAACTGATAGAACTTCTGCCCGGCATTTTAGAAATTAACGCTCCCAGTATTTCCACTATACGGAAACGCACTATATGATTATTTGTAATAATCATCTTGCCGAAGGAAACTGTCAACCGCAAAACGATTATTGCAGCAAACTCTCTGACTCTACCGCAAAAGCCAAAGACTATCCAAAGGACACTTGTCCGTGCCGTATAATTTTACGGCCATTAACTATTATTTCAAAATCGAACAGAGCCGCACTCCAAGCTAAgcctttgtttgtttgtgtcCGGTGCTTCTAGATTGCTGAAATTATAGCTTTTATTATGATACACTGAAGTCCGGGTCAAGTACTGGTGCTGTTAAATTGGCTTTAGGTGGTATTATGGAGCACCGAaacgaatcgaatcgaatcgataGCACAAGGGGAAGAAAAACAGTCAAATAGACAGACAATCCAGACAGAATGCAAAGTGAACTTGAAACGGTATTTCAGACATGAGGGGAGAATCCGGAGGAGATGCAGTCACTGTCTCTTATCCACTCCCCTTCGTCCTGTCCCCAGTTAGCCATATGTGAATGTCAACCGTAGCCAAGTCACTTTCTG of the Drosophila ananassae strain 14024-0371.13 chromosome 2R, ASM1763931v2, whole genome shotgun sequence genome contains:
- the LOC6507341 gene encoding LOW QUALITY PROTEIN: fibrous sheath CABYR-binding protein (The sequence of the model RefSeq protein was modified relative to this genomic sequence to represent the inferred CDS: deleted 1 base in 1 codon) yields the protein MKLFIACIFIAAATAAVIPVEQARHRRDVSEIVGEYLPPADAVAPGAPLDEIAPLQDSAAVGEDGYRYKTVRRLKYRQRRDVSEIANDYLPPTEEVVADAPVEEVPVEEASQDSAVLAADGYKYKTVRRLKYRQRRDVSEIANEYLPPSEEVVADAPVEEVPVEEASQDSAVLAADGYKYKTVRRLKYRQRRDVSEIANEYLPPSEEVVADAPVEEVPVEEASQDSAVLAADGYKYKTVRRLKYRQRRDVSEIANEYLPPSEEVATEAPIDEAPVEEASQDSAVLAADGYQYKTVRRLKYRQRRDVSEIANDYLPPSEEVVADAPVEEVPVEEASQDSAVLAADGYKYKTVRRLKYRQRRDVSEIANEYLPPSEEVATEAPIDEAPVEEASQDSAVLAADGYQYKTVRRLKYRQRRDVSEIANDYLPPSEEVVADAPVEEVPVEEASQDSAVLAADGYKYKTVRRLKYRQRRDVSEIANEYLPPSEEVATEAHIDEAPVEEASQDSAVLAADGYQYKTVRRLKYRQRRDVSEIANDYLPPSEEVVADAPVEEVPVEEASQDSAVLAADGYKYKTVRRLKYRQRRDVSEIANEYLPPSEEVATEAPIDEAPVEEASQDSAVLAADGYQYKTVRRLKYRQRRDVSEIANEYLPPTEDVVADAPVEEVPVEEASQDSAVLAADGYKYKTVRRLKYRQRRDVSEIANEYLPPSEEVATEAPIDEAPVEEASQDSAVLAADGYQYKTVRRLKYRQRRDVSEIANEYLPPSEEVVADAPVEEAPVEEASQDSAVLAADGYQYKTVRRLKLRHRRAL